In a genomic window of Cytophagia bacterium CHB2:
- a CDS encoding HAD family hydrolase — MLRDKSLLIFDLDGTLVDTRLDLATAVNHALQQLGRPALPLAVLTGFVGDGARTLVARALGNPEINDLETALRFFRAYYAEHLVDHSRLYDGVLETLQHFRHKKKALLSNKPQEFTEPLLARLDLSKFFDVIVGARPDLKLKPDPQPVHFILDQLGVPAAGALIIGDGENDVLAGKAAGITTCAVTYGIRPAEKLLPLQPDFVIHNFSELKALMQ, encoded by the coding sequence ATGCTCCGCGACAAGTCTTTGCTCATTTTTGATCTCGATGGAACTTTGGTGGATACGCGCCTTGATCTTGCGACGGCTGTTAACCATGCCTTACAACAATTGGGGCGGCCGGCGCTCCCGCTTGCGGTTCTCACCGGTTTTGTCGGCGATGGCGCACGCACGCTGGTGGCGCGCGCGCTGGGCAATCCCGAAATAAACGACCTGGAAACCGCGCTGCGTTTTTTCCGGGCTTATTATGCCGAGCATCTCGTCGATCACTCCCGCTTGTATGATGGCGTGCTGGAAACGTTGCAACATTTTCGTCACAAAAAAAAGGCCCTGCTCTCCAATAAACCGCAGGAATTCACCGAACCGTTGCTCGCACGCCTCGACTTGTCAAAGTTTTTCGATGTGATCGTGGGCGCGCGGCCGGATCTCAAGCTTAAACCGGATCCGCAGCCGGTTCATTTCATTTTGGACCAGCTTGGCGTTCCCGCAGCCGGCGCCCTAATCATCGGCGATGGCGAGAATGATGTATTGGCCGGAAAAGCAGCCGGCATTACCACATGCGCCGTCACCTACGGCATTCGTCCCGCCGAAAAATTGTTGCCCTTGCAGCCGGATTTCGTCATACACAATTTTTCCGAATTGAAAGCTTTGATGCAATGA
- a CDS encoding APC family permease gives MAAPAPDLPPQSQATTVALPAPLFTGQALLKRSLRWSSLLCLVYVTVCSGPFGLEEFVQSVGPGMTFLLLLITPIFWGLPLLFMSAELSSALPLEGGLYRWVKTAFGDFWGFQAGWWWWLSSFLDCAIYAVLVADYFEFFYPHMNAFAHWGIALAVIWFFTFLNVRGIEVIGASSTIFVVLMLAPFVIMIILGVPQISQNPFTPLLPPGENFMATFSSGLLMSIWFISGFEALASASEEIQNSERVLPRALRIIFPMILLSYGLPILVSLAVDANWQSWESGHFAKIAETLGGPLLGGWVSLAGVIANMALFGTWLLSYSRIPFAMAHDGYLPKAIARISPRYGTPVFAIVFSSVIYSLVSWFDFRSLVEMDIWVILPGMFLEFLALAKLRRSHPHLTRHFRVPGGKWGLAFTVISPIAIGLFAMFGGGADYLFPGAIALASGPLAFWLCKRFVKNVHRPGGFTPAA, from the coding sequence ATGGCCGCCCCGGCTCCGGATTTACCCCCGCAAAGTCAAGCGACAACCGTGGCGTTGCCCGCGCCTCTGTTTACCGGGCAAGCGTTGCTCAAGCGCTCGCTGCGCTGGAGCAGCTTGCTGTGCCTGGTTTATGTCACGGTTTGCTCCGGCCCCTTCGGCTTGGAAGAATTTGTGCAGAGCGTCGGCCCGGGCATGACTTTTCTCCTGCTGCTCATCACGCCAATTTTCTGGGGATTGCCGTTGCTGTTTATGTCGGCGGAATTGTCCAGCGCGCTGCCGCTCGAGGGCGGGCTTTATCGCTGGGTGAAAACCGCGTTCGGTGATTTTTGGGGATTTCAAGCCGGTTGGTGGTGGTGGCTCAGCTCGTTTTTGGATTGCGCAATTTATGCCGTGCTGGTGGCGGATTATTTTGAATTCTTCTACCCCCACATGAACGCCTTCGCGCATTGGGGCATCGCGCTGGCGGTGATTTGGTTCTTCACGTTTTTGAATGTGCGCGGCATCGAAGTCATCGGCGCCAGCTCGACGATCTTCGTGGTGTTGATGCTCGCGCCGTTCGTGATCATGATAATCCTCGGCGTGCCGCAGATTTCACAAAATCCCTTCACCCCGCTGCTGCCCCCCGGCGAAAATTTTATGGCGACGTTCAGCTCCGGCCTGCTGATGAGCATCTGGTTCATCAGCGGATTCGAAGCGCTCGCCTCGGCCTCCGAAGAAATACAAAATTCCGAGCGTGTTTTGCCGCGCGCGCTGCGCATTATCTTTCCGATGATTCTGCTGAGTTACGGCTTGCCGATTTTGGTGAGTCTGGCAGTAGATGCGAATTGGCAAAGCTGGGAGTCCGGACATTTTGCCAAAATTGCAGAAACGCTGGGCGGGCCGTTGCTGGGAGGATGGGTGTCGCTCGCCGGCGTGATTGCGAACATGGCGCTGTTCGGCACCTGGCTGCTGTCCTATTCCCGCATTCCGTTCGCCATGGCGCATGACGGTTACTTGCCGAAAGCGATTGCGCGCATCTCGCCGCGCTATGGCACACCGGTATTCGCCATCGTGTTCAGCTCCGTCATCTACAGCCTGGTCTCGTGGTTTGATTTTCGCAGTTTGGTGGAAATGGATATCTGGGTAATTTTGCCGGGAATGTTTTTGGAATTTCTCGCGCTGGCAAAGTTGCGGCGCAGTCACCCGCATTTGACGCGCCATTTTCGTGTGCCCGGCGGAAAATGGGGACTCGCTTTCACCGTCATTTCACCGATCGCCATCGGCTTGTTCGCCATGTTCGGCGGCGGCGCAGATTATCTATTCCCGGGCGCAATCGCGCTTGCCAGCGGGCCGCTTGCATTTTGGCTTTGCAAACGGTTTGTGAAAAACGTTCACCGCCCGGGCGGTTTTACTCCCGCTGCCTGA